AAGCAATTTCTTCTCGCACAGAAGCTGCGAAAGCATCCATTTGTGTACAATCCACTACGGCGTATGTCCCCCATCGCCCTATTTCTCTATTGAACGAAACAACATCTGTACATATTTGGTTGAAATCGATATCATCTTGATATAACTCAGATAAAATGCGATGATAAGGGAAACCCTCTGTTGGCGTTTCCATTACAGATGCGATGCAATAATGTGTAGCATTTCGTAGTTCGTAACAAACTTCGGCGGTTTGCATCATGCAGGCATCAAACAAGACAAAATCAAGATTGCCGGGGAAGCTAGCTTCTAGTACATCGGCAAACTCGGGTATGTTAATGGAATTGTATGTGCTTCCATCCTGACCGAATGATTTTGTGGAAATAAACGGATTTTCTTCAGCAGGCATCCAGCTGGTGGCGTGCGATCCGAAAATAAGTCCGTAGCTTTCTGCCGGAATTATATCTGCCATGGCTTGCAAATTTGCTTGCATGACATCCGGATCGGTGGCGGTACCTGGAACTGCTGTATATTTCAATGCTTGTTCTACGACATTCCCTGTTGTTATGTCGCTTCCTTCTAAAGCAGGCTGTCCGTTTATCTGTCCATGTCCATCGGTGAAGAATGTTAAGATTTGCGTTTCCTTTAGATAACCGTTGTTATAGCTGTTGTTTGAAGACGGCTTGTAATAAATGGCTAACGAACAAGAGTCTTGGCTTTGTGCCAGACTTTCGTACATCCATACTACATTGTTCATGATGTCTGTATCCAAGTTGTTGTTGGCTATCAGATAAGCAAGTATCGCCCGTTTGGACTGTACGGGGCGTTCATGTTCGGGTATTTCGTCCGAGCATCCCACTAGGATGAAGAGTGAAACAATGTATAGGAACAGTTTTTTCATAATCAGTATTGTATGGCTTTTTTAAACTGGAATTCCGGATTTACGTCAATAAGTACCAAAGCATTCCCTTTCTGGTATTTTTCTTTCAGCTTATTGATTTCTTTCTGCAGATTCTTTTTCTTCTTATTGTAATAGACAAAGCAAGTACGGTTCTTCCCGTTTTCCTTTTGTTCTAAGTATTCTTTTAATTGGATGCTGTATTGGGCCCTGCCTATCAACAGGCCGTTATCGCTTAAAGAAGCACTGTCTACATATTGAATGTCTGTAAAATATACCAATGAGTCCGAGAATGAGGCAGATACTCCGGCAATGTATACACCATATTTATTTTTGTCCTTCGGCGATTTGGCAAGAACCGGAATGACCAGGGATGCGATAAGCAAAAAGCAAAGCAATTTGAACTGTTTCATAAATCTATAGTTTTATGAAGCAAAAGTAAGCAATTACGGGAATATATGAAACCTTCCGTATAGAAATTAACATAAAAAAATGAAGAATTAAGAATGAAGAATCAAGTTACGTTTGCTTGTTCTTCATTTTTAATTCTTCATTTTTCATTAAAATGGGTACCGACGTTTTACCCTAAATAGGATTTGAGCAACTTGCTGCGCGAATTTTGTCTTAATCTTCTGATGGCTTTTTCCTTAATTTGGCGTACGCGTTCGCGTGTCAGCCCAAATTTATCGCCAATTTCTTCTAACGTCATTTCTTGCGTACCTATACCGAAAAACATTTGGATAATCTCCTTCTCTCTGTCGGTTAACGTAGAAAGCGCTCTGTCGATTTCCCTCGAAAGTGATTCATTAACCAAGGAACGGTCCGCCATGGGTGAGTCATCGTTTACCAGCACGTCCAACAAGCTGTTGTCTTCGCCCTCTACGAAAGGAGCGTCTACAGAGATGTGGCGTCCGGAAACCTTCAGCGTATCCGATATCTTGTCGACCGGAATGTCCAACTCGTCTGCCAGCTCTTCTGGAGACGGACGGCGTTCGTTCTCTTGCTCGAATTTAGAGAAAGCTTTGCTGATTTTATTCAGCGAGCCCACCTGGTTTAGTGGCAACCGCACGATGCGCGCTTGTTCAGCCAAAGCCTGAAGGATGGATTGGCGAATCCACCATACGGCGTAACTGATGAATTTGAAGCCACGGGTTTCGTCAAACTTCTCTGCCGCCTTGATTAAGCCTAAGTTTCCTTCGTTAATCAGGTCCGGAAGGCTTAAGCCTTGGTTTTGATACTGTTTGGCTACTGATACTACAAATCGCAGGTTTGCACGTGTAAGTTTCTCTAACGCTGCACGATCGCCTTTGCGGATACGCTGAGCGAGCTCTACTTCTTCTTCTACCGTAATCAAGTCTTCGCGTCCGATTTCCTGCAGGTATTTGTCCAAAGAGGCGCTCTCTCGGTTAGTGATACTTTTGGTAATTTTTAATTGTCTCATTATTAAACACCGATTTGGGAACAAAGGTAAGAAAAAATATTGATATAAGTATCTTCTCTTTAATGAAAATTAAACATATTTGTAGCAAGGATGACTGTTTTTAATCTTTGAACTTCAATTTGAGCTGGACCCATTGGGCGGGTTGTTGCAAAAGCTCTTCCGGATTTTCTTCTTTCGGATTCGATACGGAAAGCCCCAGCAGGCGGATGGGATGGTTTTGATAGTCCAC
The Phocaeicola salanitronis DSM 18170 genome window above contains:
- a CDS encoding clostripain-related cysteine peptidase, producing the protein MKKLFLYIVSLFILVGCSDEIPEHERPVQSKRAILAYLIANNNLDTDIMNNVVWMYESLAQSQDSCSLAIYYKPSSNNSYNNGYLKETQILTFFTDGHGQINGQPALEGSDITTGNVVEQALKYTAVPGTATDPDVMQANLQAMADIIPAESYGLIFGSHATSWMPAEENPFISTKSFGQDGSTYNSINIPEFADVLEASFPGNLDFVLFDACMMQTAEVCYELRNATHYCIASVMETPTEGFPYHRILSELYQDDIDFNQICTDVVSFNREIGRWGTYAVVDCTQMDAFAASVREEIASKASLVENLSSHAIQQYGRNQFRFFSFDIADLIQQLNEGVLPDAFQQILSQTIIAKSCIESVNRQIIGDFDEDKYCGMGMYIPDAVPGNTRWNDYYRSAISWYQTVWSE
- a CDS encoding sigma-70 family RNA polymerase sigma factor; this translates as MRQLKITKSITNRESASLDKYLQEIGREDLITVEEEVELAQRIRKGDRAALEKLTRANLRFVVSVAKQYQNQGLSLPDLINEGNLGLIKAAEKFDETRGFKFISYAVWWIRQSILQALAEQARIVRLPLNQVGSLNKISKAFSKFEQENERRPSPEELADELDIPVDKISDTLKVSGRHISVDAPFVEGEDNSLLDVLVNDDSPMADRSLVNESLSREIDRALSTLTDREKEIIQMFFGIGTQEMTLEEIGDKFGLTRERVRQIKEKAIRRLRQNSRSKLLKSYLG